A section of the Longimicrobiales bacterium genome encodes:
- a CDS encoding MotA/TolQ/ExbB proton channel family protein: protein MLQTASPNFTLFLNSLTTVIVLAVTAVFSLVSWIIIFWKGGQFRRVRRDGARFGAALERVQRLDDAYKAVMRLPETAYTRVFRQGANFFSELRPGALREDAEPQPGLSETQLNALWLVLEKVQEEERDALAGGMVWLAIIAVTAPLLGLLGTVLGVMNSFMGVATTGTANIAAVAPGIAEALITTAGG from the coding sequence ATGCTGCAGACGGCATCTCCGAACTTCACGCTGTTCCTCAATTCGCTCACGACCGTCATCGTCCTTGCCGTGACGGCGGTGTTCTCGCTGGTGAGCTGGATCATCATCTTCTGGAAGGGCGGCCAGTTCCGCCGTGTGCGGCGCGACGGCGCGCGCTTCGGCGCCGCACTGGAGCGCGTGCAGCGGCTGGACGACGCGTACAAGGCGGTGATGCGCCTGCCGGAAACGGCGTACACGCGCGTCTTCCGGCAGGGCGCCAACTTCTTCAGCGAGCTGCGCCCCGGCGCGCTGCGCGAGGATGCGGAGCCGCAGCCGGGGCTGAGCGAGACGCAGCTCAACGCGCTCTGGCTCGTGCTCGAGAAGGTGCAGGAGGAGGAGCGCGACGCGCTTGCCGGCGGCATGGTGTGGCTCGCGATCATCGCCGTGACCGCGCCGCTGCTCGGCCTGCTCGGCACCGTGCTCGGCGTCATGAACTCGTTCATGGGCGTCGCGACGACCGGCACCGCGAACATCGCGGCCGTTGCGCCGGGCATCGCCGAAGCGCTGATCACGACCGCGGGCGGCC
- a CDS encoding NAD-dependent epimerase/dehydratase family protein: MPQKKALITGGAGFIGSHVADRFLAEGYAVWILDDLSSGKRENVPAGATFVQGDIRGTAVTDLFREVGGFDVVSHHAAQIDVRISVSDPRRDASINVDGFLNVIEAARTFGCGRFVFVSSGGVVYGEPEVRPTPETAPKLPLSPYGVTKLVAEQYLHYYRVTHGMHAVALRYSNVYGPRQDPHGEAGVVAIFSNRLRDGEPVTIFGDGEQTRDYVYVGDVAAANYLVATAPLEAIERSLPNPKGAQALDVYAFNVGTSTETSVNELARVLMKASGRTVEMKYASARPGEVQHSCIATDKLKSLGWQCSVTIEEGLGRTYRHIAQEVAR, from the coding sequence GTGCCCCAGAAAAAAGCACTGATCACGGGCGGAGCCGGCTTCATCGGCAGCCACGTCGCGGACCGCTTCCTGGCGGAGGGCTACGCGGTATGGATCCTCGATGACCTGTCGTCGGGGAAGCGCGAGAACGTGCCGGCCGGTGCGACGTTCGTGCAGGGCGATATCCGCGGCACGGCGGTGACGGACCTGTTCCGCGAGGTGGGCGGCTTCGACGTCGTCAGCCACCACGCGGCGCAGATCGACGTGCGGATCTCGGTTTCGGATCCGCGCCGGGACGCGTCGATCAACGTGGACGGCTTCCTCAACGTGATCGAGGCAGCGCGTACGTTCGGGTGCGGACGCTTCGTGTTCGTTTCGTCGGGTGGCGTGGTGTACGGCGAGCCCGAGGTCAGGCCGACGCCGGAGACGGCGCCCAAGCTGCCGCTCTCGCCCTACGGCGTGACCAAGCTGGTCGCCGAGCAGTACCTGCACTACTACCGCGTGACGCACGGCATGCACGCCGTCGCGCTGCGCTACTCCAACGTGTACGGCCCGCGCCAGGACCCGCATGGTGAGGCGGGCGTTGTCGCGATCTTCTCGAACCGGCTGCGCGACGGCGAGCCCGTCACGATCTTCGGCGACGGCGAGCAGACGCGCGACTACGTGTACGTGGGGGACGTCGCCGCGGCCAACTACCTGGTCGCGACCGCGCCGCTGGAGGCAATCGAGCGCTCGCTGCCGAACCCGAAGGGAGCGCAGGCGCTGGACGTGTACGCATTCAATGTCGGGACCAGCACGGAGACGAGTGTGAACGAGCTTGCACGCGTCCTGATGAAGGCATCGGGTCGCACGGTCGAGATGAAGTATGCGTCGGCGCGCCCGGGCGAGGTGCAGCACTCGTGCATCGCGACGGACAAGCTGAAGTCGCTGGGGTGGCAGTGCAGCGTCACGATCGAGGAGGGCCTCGGCCGCACCTACCGTCACATCGCGCAGGAGGTGGCGCGGTGA